From Mucilaginibacter rubeus, a single genomic window includes:
- the hisG gene encoding ATP phosphoribosyltransferase, with protein MKTLKIAIQKSGRLNEKSVELLKNCGLNFENYKSSLISPVSNFPLEILFLRDDDIPEYVQDGIADLGIVGENVIQETEVEVSYLQRLGFGKCSLKIAVPNNSDINSLADLHGKAIATTYPAILGKFLKEQNITSDIRTISGSVEISPGLGLSDAICDLVSTGGTLKSNGLKPFADVMSSEAVLIGSKSIAESDLVQELIQRVQSVLRAKETKYVVLNVEKQNLPAVIALLPGVKSPSVVPLAEEDWVAVHTVIPERDFWDRISQLKQAGAQGIVVMPIEKIIL; from the coding sequence GTGAAAACACTTAAAATAGCTATCCAGAAATCTGGCAGGCTCAACGAAAAATCTGTTGAATTATTAAAAAATTGCGGCTTAAACTTCGAAAACTACAAAAGCTCGCTGATCTCTCCGGTATCTAATTTCCCTTTAGAAATTCTTTTCCTTCGTGATGATGATATTCCTGAATACGTGCAGGATGGTATTGCCGATTTAGGAATTGTTGGCGAAAACGTGATCCAGGAAACCGAAGTTGAAGTAAGCTACCTGCAACGCCTTGGATTTGGTAAATGCTCACTTAAAATAGCGGTACCAAATAACAGCGATATTAACTCGCTGGCCGACTTACACGGCAAAGCAATTGCTACTACCTACCCTGCCATTTTAGGCAAATTTTTAAAAGAACAAAATATTACTTCAGATATCCGTACCATTTCCGGTTCGGTAGAAATTTCACCGGGCTTAGGTCTTAGTGATGCCATTTGCGACCTGGTTTCAACCGGTGGTACGCTAAAAAGCAACGGACTGAAACCTTTTGCCGATGTAATGTCGTCAGAAGCTGTACTGATTGGAAGCAAATCTATCGCAGAAAGCGACCTGGTACAAGAACTGATCCAGCGTGTACAATCTGTTTTACGCGCTAAGGAGACTAAATATGTGGTACTAAACGTTGAGAAACAGAACCTTCCGGCTGTTATTGCCTTACTACCCGGCGTAAAAAGCCCATCAGTAGTACCATTGGCCGAAGAAGATTGGGTAGCCGTACACACCGTAATCCCGGAGCGTGATTTCTGGGACCGCATAAGTCAGCTTAAACAAGCCGGCGCACAAGGCATTGTGGTGATGCCTATTGAGAAGATCATTTTATAG
- a CDS encoding collagen-like protein, whose amino-acid sequence MKKINYLLISFIVLFVFVQACKKGDVGPAGAKGDTGATGAVGPAGSDGSVIYSGTTAPTATIGKEGDFYLNTSNGLLYGPKTTAGWGTNFSLKGPTGTAGTDGNTVLSGTGAPAATLGKAGDYYLDKNNYSLYGPKVGSTWGTAFSLRGPAGTANVIYSDWVYAKNFRDSTIDNSLMHVADIPANDLTTENLSHALIQVYFTYGGGVFPLPHLTYAGNKASVINFAPRFKHFNITRYTLDNSNSVNLSTVLQYRYVIIPGGVAASVAKNIDINDYESVRRYLRINN is encoded by the coding sequence ATGAAAAAAATCAATTACCTGTTAATCTCATTTATTGTACTTTTTGTATTTGTGCAAGCCTGTAAAAAAGGCGATGTTGGCCCCGCCGGAGCAAAAGGTGATACCGGTGCAACCGGCGCTGTAGGTCCTGCGGGAAGTGACGGCAGCGTTATCTATAGCGGTACAACCGCCCCTACTGCCACTATTGGTAAAGAAGGCGATTTCTACCTCAATACCTCAAACGGCTTGTTATACGGCCCTAAAACAACAGCAGGCTGGGGAACTAATTTCTCTTTAAAAGGCCCTACAGGTACGGCGGGCACCGACGGTAATACCGTATTAAGCGGCACAGGTGCTCCCGCAGCTACGTTGGGTAAAGCCGGTGATTATTACCTGGATAAAAACAATTATTCGTTATATGGCCCTAAGGTTGGCTCAACATGGGGAACTGCATTTAGTTTGCGCGGGCCTGCCGGTACGGCCAATGTCATTTATTCGGATTGGGTATATGCCAAAAACTTTCGTGATAGTACCATCGATAACAGTTTGATGCACGTTGCGGATATCCCGGCCAACGATCTTACAACCGAAAATTTGTCGCACGCCCTTATACAAGTTTACTTTACCTACGGTGGTGGCGTATTTCCACTGCCTCACCTAACCTATGCAGGCAACAAGGCCAGCGTCATCAACTTTGCACCCCGGTTTAAGCATTTTAATATTACCCGCTATACACTTGATAATTCAAATTCGGTAAACCTTAGCACCGTATTACAATATCGTTATGTGATCATTCCGGGTGGTGTGGCGGCATCAGTAGCCAAAAATATCGATATCAATGATTATGAGTCGGTACGCAGATACCTGCGCATCAACAATTAA
- a CDS encoding M28 family metallopeptidase, whose translation MKFKLALVFLFISNTLFAQDTVFVRKMVDTLTSPYFWGRGYTKDGVHKAADFLSAQLKHYGVKPMDGKNYLQEFSYPVNTFPGKMEVAVNGVQLRPGKDFIISPDSRGVMGAGQLIKKDSTHFVDQQNRIVLSLEDKLTWSVEGRTLDYTIIQIDKKAIKETPLTLNVTIENKLITDFKTANICGIVMGTSKPDSVIMITAHYDHLGGMGDKTYFPGANDNASGISELMGLARYYAKHPLPYSVAFVCFSGEEAGLLGSKYFTHNPLIPLTNIRFLINLDLNGTGVDGITVVNASVYPKEFAVMQQINKENNYFVKVASRGKAANSDHYFFTEQGVPAFFIYTLGGIKAYHDVFDISPTLPLNKYTELFNLIVKFNSRLAGGR comes from the coding sequence ATGAAATTTAAACTTGCCCTTGTATTTCTTTTTATTTCGAACACGCTTTTTGCCCAGGATACCGTTTTTGTCCGCAAAATGGTTGATACATTAACCTCGCCCTATTTCTGGGGCAGGGGGTATACAAAGGATGGCGTTCATAAAGCAGCAGATTTTTTATCGGCCCAACTAAAGCACTACGGCGTAAAGCCTATGGATGGTAAAAATTACCTGCAGGAGTTTAGTTACCCGGTTAATACCTTCCCCGGTAAAATGGAAGTTGCGGTAAATGGTGTACAACTGAGGCCCGGCAAAGATTTTATTATTTCGCCTGATAGCCGTGGTGTGATGGGGGCAGGGCAACTGATTAAAAAAGACAGTACCCATTTTGTTGATCAGCAAAACAGGATTGTTTTATCGCTGGAAGATAAGCTTACATGGTCGGTTGAGGGGCGGACTCTTGACTATACAATAATCCAAATTGATAAAAAAGCAATAAAGGAAACTCCTCTAACGCTTAATGTTACTATAGAAAACAAGCTGATAACAGATTTCAAAACAGCCAATATTTGCGGTATTGTAATGGGGACGTCCAAACCTGATTCGGTTATCATGATCACCGCGCATTACGATCATTTAGGGGGAATGGGCGATAAAACTTATTTTCCTGGTGCTAATGATAATGCAAGCGGTATTTCTGAGCTGATGGGGCTTGCCAGATATTATGCCAAGCATCCTTTGCCGTATAGTGTAGCCTTCGTTTGTTTTTCGGGAGAAGAGGCCGGTTTGCTGGGTTCAAAGTATTTTACGCACAATCCGCTTATTCCGCTTACAAATATTCGTTTCCTGATTAACCTTGATCTTAACGGAACTGGTGTTGACGGCATAACTGTGGTAAATGCCAGCGTTTATCCAAAAGAGTTTGCTGTGATGCAGCAAATCAATAAGGAAAATAATTACTTTGTTAAAGTGGCATCACGTGGCAAGGCTGCCAACAGCGATCATTATTTTTTTACCGAACAAGGCGTACCTGCATTTTTTATTTACACTTTGGGTGGTATAAAGGCTTATCATGATGTTTTTGACATCAGCCCCACACTACCGCTCAATAAATACACCGAACTTTTTAACCTGATAGTTAAATTTAACAGTAGACTTGCCGGTGGCCGTTAG
- a CDS encoding hydroxypyruvate isomerase family protein, with translation MKRRNFVQSSVLAGASLFTTGVLKAATLTGCTEPNSEAGIIAGDKTFNLNYGIHDGMFKNHAGDDFIEQIKFAYDKGFRAIEDNGMSGRPVDQQKKIGDTLAKLGMAMGVFVQPGLGNDSNMLATGAADQVEKFIASCKEAVEVAKRIGSKLVTVVPGDFARKLPIGVQTGNVIEAIKKGTAILEPHGIIMVLEPLSDNPDLFLRTPDQAYAICKAVGSPSCKILYDMYHVQRNQGNIIPTLDLVYDEIGYYQIGDNPGRKEPGTGEVNYKNIFKHIYNKGYKGVMGMEHGTAGAEKEGELALIKAYREADSFI, from the coding sequence ATGAAACGCAGAAATTTTGTTCAAAGCTCGGTATTAGCCGGTGCCTCGTTATTTACTACAGGTGTTTTAAAAGCCGCCACGCTTACGGGGTGTACCGAACCTAATAGCGAAGCAGGGATAATAGCCGGAGATAAAACTTTTAATCTTAACTATGGCATTCATGATGGCATGTTTAAAAACCATGCCGGCGATGATTTTATTGAACAGATAAAATTTGCCTACGATAAAGGTTTCCGCGCTATTGAGGATAACGGTATGAGTGGCCGGCCGGTTGATCAACAGAAAAAGATAGGCGATACGCTGGCAAAACTGGGTATGGCTATGGGAGTTTTTGTACAGCCGGGCTTGGGTAATGACAGCAATATGCTGGCAACAGGCGCTGCCGACCAGGTTGAAAAGTTTATTGCCTCATGCAAGGAAGCTGTTGAGGTAGCTAAACGTATAGGCAGTAAGCTGGTTACCGTTGTTCCAGGCGATTTTGCACGTAAATTGCCTATTGGCGTGCAAACCGGTAATGTTATTGAAGCCATTAAAAAGGGGACGGCTATACTGGAGCCGCACGGCATTATTATGGTGCTTGAACCCTTAAGTGATAATCCCGACCTGTTTTTGCGCACGCCCGATCAGGCTTATGCCATTTGTAAAGCTGTAGGAAGCCCATCATGCAAGATCTTGTATGATATGTACCATGTTCAGCGCAACCAGGGAAACATTATCCCAACGCTTGACCTGGTTTATGATGAGATAGGCTATTACCAGATAGGAGATAATCCCGGTCGTAAAGAGCCTGGAACCGGCGAGGTTAATTATAAAAACATCTTTAAACACATCTATAACAAAGGCTATAAAGGTGTAATGGGCATGGAGCACGGCACGGCCGGAGCGGAAAAAGAAGGAGAGCTTGCATTGATTAAAGCTTACCGCGAGGCTGATAGCTTTATTTAG
- a CDS encoding GNAT family N-acetyltransferase codes for MLNPNFNPFPVLTTERLVLRRFTYDDAADLFEMRSNETVMQYISRPLNKTIGDAVGLIDVIEDLLSKNDGITWCICLKNSNKYIGSIGFWRIEKNNHRAEIGYLLNPVYQGRGIMQEAVTAALDYGFSVLKLHSVEARVSPGNVASIKLLLKNKFVQEAYFKEDHLFNGRFNDTMIYSLLTQT; via the coding sequence ATGCTTAACCCAAACTTTAACCCGTTTCCGGTTTTAACAACCGAGCGCCTTGTGCTGAGGCGTTTTACTTACGATGATGCGGCAGACCTGTTTGAAATGCGATCAAACGAAACGGTGATGCAGTACATTAGCCGTCCGTTAAATAAAACTATCGGTGATGCTGTTGGGTTGATAGATGTGATAGAAGACTTATTGAGCAAAAATGATGGTATCACCTGGTGTATCTGCCTGAAAAACAGTAATAAATATATAGGTAGTATAGGCTTCTGGCGGATAGAGAAAAACAACCACCGTGCCGAAATTGGCTATCTTTTGAACCCGGTGTACCAGGGGCGGGGCATCATGCAGGAAGCTGTAACAGCAGCTCTTGATTATGGTTTTAGTGTACTCAAGCTACATTCGGTAGAGGCTCGTGTTAGCCCCGGTAATGTCGCCTCAATTAAATTGTTGCTTAAAAATAAATTTGTTCAGGAAGCCTATTTTAAAGAGGATCACTTGTTTAACGGTCGTTTCAACGATACCATGATTTATTCGTTATTAACACAAACTTAA
- a CDS encoding YbjQ family protein encodes MDTSLITTSTSLEGYKVTRHLGVVRGITVRSRSALGNIAGGFQSLFGGRLSIYVELCENAREEAYQLLIQHAQAIGANGIINMRYDANEVMQGITEVLAYGTAVVVEKI; translated from the coding sequence ATGGATACATCACTTATTACAACAAGCACATCTTTAGAAGGGTACAAAGTTACCAGGCATTTAGGCGTTGTACGCGGCATTACGGTTAGGAGCCGGAGCGCCCTGGGTAATATCGCAGGCGGTTTTCAGTCGCTATTTGGCGGCAGGCTTTCCATTTATGTCGAGCTATGCGAAAACGCACGTGAAGAAGCTTATCAACTGCTAATCCAACATGCTCAGGCTATTGGTGCTAATGGCATTATTAACATGCGTTACGATGCGAATGAAGTAATGCAGGGTATTACCGAAGTACTGGCTTACGGAACAGCGGTAGTAGTTGAAAAGATTTAA
- a CDS encoding D-glycero-alpha-D-manno-heptose-1,7-bisphosphate 7-phosphatase, with protein sequence MNSKNTTFAENLKSMPDKVKAVFFDRDGVLNHEMGDYIRRFEDFQVLDNFDALKTLQDRGYMLLVATNQGGIAKGWYTEEELGKMHLHLKQVYQDHGVEITDFFYCPHHPNFTGDCDCRKPKPGLLLQGIAKYNIEPSQSYFIGDRERDVEAGTAAGIKGILIDSDQPISTVLDQIA encoded by the coding sequence ATGAACTCAAAAAACACTACCTTTGCCGAAAATTTAAAATCGATGCCAGATAAAGTTAAAGCTGTTTTTTTTGATCGTGATGGTGTTTTGAACCACGAAATGGGCGACTATATACGTCGTTTTGAGGATTTCCAGGTGCTTGATAATTTTGATGCCCTTAAAACCCTGCAGGATCGTGGCTATATGCTGCTTGTAGCTACCAACCAGGGGGGTATTGCCAAAGGCTGGTATACCGAAGAAGAGCTTGGTAAAATGCACTTACATCTGAAACAGGTTTACCAGGATCACGGCGTTGAAATTACCGACTTTTTTTACTGCCCGCATCACCCCAATTTTACCGGCGATTGCGATTGCCGCAAACCAAAACCGGGACTATTACTGCAAGGCATAGCCAAATATAATATTGAGCCGTCACAATCATACTTTATAGGCGACCGCGAACGCGATGTTGAAGCCGGCACTGCCGCAGGCATAAAAGGTATCCTGATTGACAGCGACCAGCCGATAAGCACTGTGCTTGATCAGATAGCGTAA